A genomic segment from Canis lupus baileyi chromosome 13, mCanLup2.hap1, whole genome shotgun sequence encodes:
- the HMGB4 gene encoding high mobility group protein B4 has protein sequence MNMGKEIQLRPKVNVSSYIHFLLNYRNKFKEQQPNTYLGFKEFSRKCSEKWRSISKHEKAKYEALAKLDKARYQEEMMNYVGKKKKRRKRDPQAPRRPPSSFLIFCQDHYAQLKRENPTWSVVQVAKASGRMWSVTSGAEKQPYEQRAAVLRARYQEELEVYRQQRNTRKGLQGSPKNERRGKADPDRADGSN, from the coding sequence atGAACATGGGAAAAGAAATCCAGCTACGGCCCAAGGTGAACGTGTCTTCTTACATCCACTTTTTGCTGAATTACAGGAACAAGTTCAAGGAGCAGCAGCCAAACACCTACCTGGGCTTTAAAGAGTTCTCTAGAAAGTGCTCAGAAAAATGGAGGTCCATCTCGAAGCATGAAAAGGCCAAATACGAAGCCCTGGCCAAGCTCGACAAAGCCCGATACCAGGAAGAAATGATGAATTACGTGGGCAAGAAGAAGAAGCGGAGAAAGCGGGACCCCCAGGCGCCCAGGCGGCCCCCCTCGTCCTTCCTGATCTTCTGTCAAGACCACTATGCCCAGCTAAAGAGGGAGAACCCCACCTGGTCAGTCGTGCAGGTGGCGAAGGCCTCGGGGAGGATGTGGTCCGTGACGTCAGGTGCCGAGAAGCAGCCGTACGAGCAAAGAGCAGCTGTCCTGAGGGCCAGGTACCAGGAGGAGCTGGAGGTCTACCGTCAGCAGCGTAACACCAGGAAGGGCCTCCAAGGGTCGCCTAAGAACGAGCGCAGAGGGAAAGCCGACCCGGACAGAGCCGACGGGTCCAATTAG